GCAAAACCGCGGCAAGGTCTTTGAGCCCGGATAGATAAAGATTCATAAACGAGAGAGGTGTACTAATTGTATAAACTAACGGGAAAAACAGCTTTGATAACAGGAGCATCGTCCGGAATAGGTGCGGCGACTGCAATGTTATTCGCCTCAGAAGGTGCAAAAGTAATCTGTGTCGCCAGAAAACCTATAAATAGAGAAGGCGTAAATATTGAACAAAATATTAATTCCAGCTATCCAAATTCGGCTAAATTTTTTGAATGCGACGTTACAAATAAAAAATCCATTTTATCTTTATATAAAAAAATAAACGAACCGCACGAGGGGGGGGGGTATAGATATTTTATTTAATAATGCAGGTTGTTTAAAAACGGGGGCTCTTGAAGAAATAACTGATGAAGATTGGGATATTACTTATGAAACAAACCTCAAATCAATACTTCATCTATGTCAGACATTTATGCCTTTACTGATTAAAAATCAGGGTGTAATTCTTAATAATACATCAATAAACGGATTGCACAGTTATATAAAGGGGAAAAGAAGCTATATGTACGCTACTTCAAAAGCCGCGGCAATTCAGTTTACGAAATATCTAGCTAAAAATTACGCACCGGATGTAAGAGTAAATGCTTTATGTCCGGGACTTACGGAAACAGATCTTTTTACAAATAGAGATTTTTCAAGATTTTCTGATGCCAATTTATTGGAAAGAATGGCAAAGCCCGAGGAAATTGCAAGAGTCGCCTTATTTTTATGTTCTGATGATGCTTCATTTATAACGGGTTCCGTTATTGTTGCGGATGGCGGTGAAACGATAAAATAAGTTTTAACCGTTTTAGAAATGCACTATTATTGATGTTTCCATCAAACTTTTTAAACTTGAAAACGGCAGATACCGCCCGTTGGATAAAATATATCAATCAGTACGGCAATGAAGCATTTTATAATGACGTTACCGTATTCATTTTTTCCGTATATTGTAAAAAAATACGATGTGGCACTTTTTCTGTTTAATTCCGGAATTGATATCTATATCATCATTCGGTAACGAACCGCTGCGCCCTGTTCAGGGGCGGCTAAAAACGGTATACTCTGCGCATGATACAAGACATTACCGTTACCGTCGCCGCTTCCGAGCGGACGGACGAAGCATACGTTACGCAGTACGCCGCGCGTGAACTCAACTGCCGAACGCAGGACATCACCGCGCTCGTATTCAAAAAAAAATCGCTCGACGCGCGCCACGGAAAAGCAAAATACCATTTGCGTTACACCGTTTACACCGCCCCCGACGAACCGTTCTCAGCGGGAGCGGACACGATTGCACCGTTACCCGAATACCGGCAAGCACTTCCCGGACGCAGCGTGCTGATTATCGGCGCGGGGCCGGCGGGACTGTTCGCCGCGCTCAGACTGCTTGAAAACGGCGTAAAACCGATCATCGTCGAACGCGGAAGCAGAACCGGAGAACGCAAGCGCGACATCGCCGCTATCAGCACGAAACACGAAGTGAACGCCGACTCGAATTATTGCTTCGGAGAAGGCGGGGCGGGAACGTTTTCCGACGGGAAACTCTACACCCGCTCGGTCAAACGCGGCGATCCGGCAAAAATTTATCGGATATTCAACCACTTCGGCGCGCCGGCCGATATTCTGACCGACGCGCATCCGCATATCGGCACCGACAAACTGCCGCACATTATCGGCAACATGACCGCAAAGATAGAAGAACTCGGCGGAACGTTTTATTTCGACACGAAATGCACCGGCTTCATTACGCAAAGCGCCGCTGACGAAACGCCGCCGCGCGTTACCGGCGTTACCGTCCGTTCGACGAAAGACGGCGAAACTCAGGTTCACGGCTCACTACAGCCGTCCGCCGAGGCACAGCCGGTTCACGCAGCACAGCCGGTTCACGCAGCACAGCCGTCCACCGAAGCACAGCCGGTTCACGCAGCACAGCCGTCCACCGAAGCCGACCGGACGCTGAACGCCGACGCGGTGCTACTGGCAACCGGACATTCGGCCTGCGACGTATACGAACTGCTCGCCCGTACCGCACCCGAAGCACTTGAAGCGAAAACGTTCGCCGCCGGAGTTCGCGTGGAACATCCGCGAAAACTCGTAGATCACATCCAATATCACGGACGGGAACGTACCGAATCGCTCCCCGCCGCCGAATACCGGCTTACGGCGCAAATCGCCGGCCCCGGCAAAGGGAATCCGGTCAGAGGCGTCTATTCGTTCTGCATGTGCCCCGGCGGACTCGTCGTTCCGTCGGCGAGCGACAACGAGGGACTCGTCGTCAACGGAATGTCGCCGTCGAGCAGAGCCGCACGCTGGTCGAACGCGGCGATCGTCGTAGAAATCAGGCCCGAAGACATCCCGCCCGAATACGGAAACGAGGCTGAACAGCCGCAGCGTGCCGACGCACTTTCGGGACTGCGCTTCCGTACGCAATTGGAGCGGCTCGCCAAGCAGCACGGCGACGGACAGGCAGCGCCCGCTCAGCGGCTTACCGACTTTCTTGCCGGACGCGCGTCGCAATCGCTGCCGGAGACGTCGTATACGCCGGGAATCGTTCCGTCGCGACTTGATTTGTGGCTACCGGAACACATCGGTACACGTTTAAAAGAAGGATTCAAGGAATTCGGGCGGAAAATGCCGGGATTCATCACGGATGAAGCCGTTTTGATAGCTCCCGAAACGCGAACGTCCACCCCCGTACGCATTCTGCGCGATCGGGAAACGATGGAATGTACCGTACTTTGCGGATTGTACCCTGCCGGAGAAGGTTCGGGCTACGCGGGCGGCATCGTGTCGTCGGCAATGGACGGAGAAAAGGCGGCGGAAGCTATCATCCGCCGGTTCGCCGGCGTCTGAACGCGCCCGTAAACAACGCGGCGTTCGGGTGCGCAAAAAAGCGCCCATAAACGCCGTTTCGGCAACGCGGCGCCGGCTTGCGAACCTCAGATCAGCGTTTTATGCTGCCATTTGCCGCGCCGGAACCGGACGACGAACGCACCGGAACGGGCGACCCAGTCTATGACCATGGCGACCCAGCTGCACAGCGCGCCCAGCCCCGTGTACCAGGCGAACACGTAACTCAAGCCGACGCGGATAAACCACATCGAAAGCAGCGACACCACCATCGTAAACTTGGCGTCGTTGGACGCGCGCAGGGCGTTCGGCAGCGTGAACGAAAGCGGCCACACCAGCATTCCGCAAATACCGTGGCACATGAGCATTTTCCACGCCAAATCGGTCGTATCGGCTGAAAGCCCGTATACGGAAATGATACGGCGGGCAAAAAACAGCAGCGGAACGTTCAGAATCAGCATTCCCGCGTACCCCATGCCGGTCAGCTTCCGGGTAAAATACTTCGCTTCTTCAAGGCGCCCCGCGCCGATACACTGACCGACGACGGTCAGCATCGCCAATCCGATCGCGGCGGCAGGCAGCACTTCAAACGAAGCGATAGTGTTCGCGGCCGCGTTCGCCGCTATGGCACCCGTCCCGAACGTTGCGATCAGCGTAATAACCAAGATTTTGCCGACTTGAAACATGCTGTTTTCAAGACCGTTCGGAATACCGATCGCCAGAATATGTTTTATGATGCGGAAATCGGGCTTGACGGCCAAAATGCCTTTGATATTGATAGCCGGCGCGCCTTTATACGGTTTATTCCGATACAGCAGAAACAGCAGCACGCCGGCGGCAACCGTACGGGCCGCAAGCGTCGGCACGGCAACCCCCGCGACTCCCCAATGCAAACCGTAAATGAAAAACGCGTTTCCGCCGATATTGATCACGTTTACCAGTGCGGCGATATACATCGAAATCCGCGAATTCCCCTGCGCGCGAAACAGCGCCGCGCAGCCGTTGTACAAAGCGATCGACGGCAGCCCGAACATCATGAGCATAAAATATGTCTGCGCGTTGTCCATAACGTCCGCATCAATCCGGCCGAAAATAAGCGAAAGCAGTGGACGGCGCGTCAGCAGACACACCGTCATGGTAACGACGGCAACCAGAACTACCGCATAAATGAGCTGCTTGGCCGTTTTTGAAACCATTTCATCCTGCCGGCTTCCGATATACTGCGCGCAGACGACCGCACCGCCGGTTGCGAGCGCGGCAAAAATGTTAACGATGAGAATCTGGATATTATCGACGAGTGAAACACCGGAAACGGCAGCTTCACCGAGCGAACCGACCATGATAATGTCGGCCATACCGAGCGTAATCGCAAGAAACTGTTCTATCATCAGCGGCCAGATCAGCCGCCACAAATCCCTATTTGAAAAAAGGCGCTTCTGTCCTAAAACGGAAACCGGACTATCCATAATCGTCATCCTCGTGCGGGAAGCATTACAGTTTACCGGCGGAAAGTCAATGGACTTTACAGCACTCTTTTGGATAAAACACGACGCCGCGTTAGAACCGAACGGTCCGCGCTGCGCGCCGCCCCGCGGAAATCCGCTGCCGTCAGCGGCGAAACAAGCGGTGCACCAAGCGGCGCAGCGGGTTCGCGATAAACGAAAACTTCGTTTCGGCAAGAATGATCGCCGTAAAAAGCAGAACGCATCCCGAGACCATGCGGCCGGTCAGCACTTCGCCCAAAAAAACGCATGAAAAAAACACGCCGAACACCGATTCCATGGACAAAAACAGTGCCGCAACCGACGGCAG
This sequence is a window from Treponema brennaborense DSM 12168. Protein-coding genes within it:
- a CDS encoding MATE family efflux transporter; this translates as MDSPVSVLGQKRLFSNRDLWRLIWPLMIEQFLAITLGMADIIMVGSLGEAAVSGVSLVDNIQILIVNIFAALATGGAVVCAQYIGSRQDEMVSKTAKQLIYAVVLVAVVTMTVCLLTRRPLLSLIFGRIDADVMDNAQTYFMLMMFGLPSIALYNGCAALFRAQGNSRISMYIAALVNVINIGGNAFFIYGLHWGVAGVAVPTLAARTVAAGVLLFLLYRNKPYKGAPAINIKGILAVKPDFRIIKHILAIGIPNGLENSMFQVGKILVITLIATFGTGAIAANAAANTIASFEVLPAAAIGLAMLTVVGQCIGAGRLEEAKYFTRKLTGMGYAGMLILNVPLLFFARRIISVYGLSADTTDLAWKMLMCHGICGMLVWPLSFTLPNALRASNDAKFTMVVSLLSMWFIRVGLSYVFAWYTGLGALCSWVAMVIDWVARSGAFVVRFRRGKWQHKTLI
- a CDS encoding SDR family NAD(P)-dependent oxidoreductase, with translation MYKLTGKTALITGASSGIGAATAMLFASEGAKVICVARKPINREGVNIEQNINSSYPNSAKFFECDVTNKKSILSLYKKINEPHEGGGYRYFI
- a CDS encoding NAD(P)/FAD-dependent oxidoreductase — translated: MIQDITVTVAASERTDEAYVTQYAARELNCRTQDITALVFKKKSLDARHGKAKYHLRYTVYTAPDEPFSAGADTIAPLPEYRQALPGRSVLIIGAGPAGLFAALRLLENGVKPIIVERGSRTGERKRDIAAISTKHEVNADSNYCFGEGGAGTFSDGKLYTRSVKRGDPAKIYRIFNHFGAPADILTDAHPHIGTDKLPHIIGNMTAKIEELGGTFYFDTKCTGFITQSAADETPPRVTGVTVRSTKDGETQVHGSLQPSAEAQPVHAAQPVHAAQPSTEAQPVHAAQPSTEADRTLNADAVLLATGHSACDVYELLARTAPEALEAKTFAAGVRVEHPRKLVDHIQYHGRERTESLPAAEYRLTAQIAGPGKGNPVRGVYSFCMCPGGLVVPSASDNEGLVVNGMSPSSRAARWSNAAIVVEIRPEDIPPEYGNEAEQPQRADALSGLRFRTQLERLAKQHGDGQAAPAQRLTDFLAGRASQSLPETSYTPGIVPSRLDLWLPEHIGTRLKEGFKEFGRKMPGFITDEAVLIAPETRTSTPVRILRDRETMECTVLCGLYPAGEGSGYAGGIVSSAMDGEKAAEAIIRRFAGV
- a CDS encoding SDR family NAD(P)-dependent oxidoreductase; this translates as MLFNNAGCLKTGALEEITDEDWDITYETNLKSILHLCQTFMPLLIKNQGVILNNTSINGLHSYIKGKRSYMYATSKAAAIQFTKYLAKNYAPDVRVNALCPGLTETDLFTNRDFSRFSDANLLERMAKPEEIARVALFLCSDDASFITGSVIVADGGETIK